A part of Drosophila ananassae strain 14024-0371.13 chromosome 2R, ASM1763931v2, whole genome shotgun sequence genomic DNA contains:
- the LOC6493594 gene encoding potassium voltage-gated channel protein Shal isoform X1: MASVAAWLPFARAAAIGWVPIATHPLPPPPMPKDRRKTDDEKLLINVSGRRFETWRNTLEKYPDTLLGSNEREFFYDEDCKEYFFDRDPDIFRHILNYYRTGKLHYPKHECLTSYDEELAFFGIMPDVIGDCCYEDYRDRKRENAERLMDDKLSENGDQNLQQLTNIRQKMWRAFENPHTSTSALVFYYVTGFFIAVSVMANVVETVPCGHRPGRAGTLPCGERYKIVFFCLDTACVMIFTAEYLLRLFAAPDRCKFVRSVMSIIDVVAIMPYYIGLGITDNDDVSGAFVTLRVFRVFRIFKFSRHSQGLRILGYTLKSCASELGFLVFSLAMAIIIFATVMFYAEKNVNGTNFTSIPAAFWYTIVTMTTLGYGDMVPETIAGKIVGGVCSLSGVLVIALPVPVIVSNFSRIYHQNQRADKRKAQRKARLARIRIAKASSGAAFVSKKKAAEARWAAQESGIELDDNYRDEDIFELQHHHLLRCLEKTTDREFVELEIPYNGQPKRPGSPSPMASPAHSTNSAAGLLQSCCGRCCSQRYQACGKYMPAASNAQNSQNNQPMDGTYLVEASF; this comes from the exons ATGGCCTCGGTCGCCGCTTGGCTGCCCTTCGCCCGGGCGGCGGCCATCGGGTGGGTGCCGATAGCCACCCACCCACTGCCACCGCCGCCAATGCCCAAGGATCGCCGCAAAACGGACGACGAGAAGCTCCTCATCAACGTCTCCGGCCGCCGCTTCGAAACGTGGCGGAATACTCTGGAGAAATATCCAGATACTCTTCTAG GTTCCAATGAAAGAGAGTTCTTCTACGATGAGGACTGCAAAGAGTACTTCTTCGACCGGGACCCGGACATCTTCCGGCACATATTAAACTATTACCGGACAGGAAAGCTGCACTATCCCAAGCACGAATGCCTCACCAGCTACGACGAGGAGTTAGCCTTCTTCGGCATCATGCCGGACGTGATCGGGGACTGTTGCTACGAGGACTACAGGGACCGGAAGCGGGAGAACGCTGAGAGGCTGATGGACGACAAGCTGTCGGAGAACGGGGATCAGAATCTGCAACAGCTAACCAATATCCGGCAGAAGATGTGGCGGGCATTCGAGAATCCGCACACGTCCACAAGTGCTTTGGTGTTCTACTACGTGACGGGCTTCTTCATCGCCGTCTCTGTGATGGCCAACGTGGTGGAGACAGTGCCCTGCGGCCATCGTCCTGGCAGGGCGGGTACCCTGCCTTGCGGCGAGCGCTACAAGATCGTCTTCTTCTGCCTGGACACAGCCTGTGTGATGATCTTCACGGCGGAGTATCTGCTCCGCCTGTTCGCCGCCCCCGATCGCTGCAAGTTTGTACGTTCGGTGATGAGTATCATCGATGTGGTGGCTATTATGCCCTACTACATCGGCCTGGGCATCACCGACAACGACGACGTCAGTGGCGCCTTCGTCACGCTCCGCGTGTTCCGAGTGTTCCGTATCTTCAAGTTCTCCCGCCACTCGCAGGGACTGCGGATCCTCGGCTACACGCTCAAGTCCTGCGCCAGTGAGCTGGGCTTCCTGGTCTTCTCGCTGGCCATGGCCATCATCATATTTGCCACCGTAATGTTCTACGCCGAGAAGAACGTCAACGGCACCAACTTCACATCGATTCCGGCGGCCTTTTGGTACACCATTGTCACCATGACCACGTTGGG CTACGGCGACATGGTGCCAGAGACAATAGCTGGCAAAATTGTGGGCGGCGTCTGCTCGCTCAGCGGTGTGCTGGTCATCGCCTTACCTGTACCTGTTATCGTATCGAACTTTAGTAGAATCTATCACCAGAACCAGCGGGCGGACAAGCGCAAGGCGCAGCGG AAAGCTCGCTTGGCGCGCATCCGGATTGCCAAGGCCTCGTCCGGAGCCGCTTTTGTTAGCAAGAAGAAGGCCGCCGAGGCCCGGTGGGCTGCCCAGGAGTCCGGCATCGAGCTGGATGACAACTATCGGGACGAGGACATTTTCGAGCTGCAGCACCATCACTTGCTGCGATGTCTGGAGAAGACAACG GATCGAGAATTTGTCGAGTTGGAAATTCCGTATAACGGTCAGCCGAAGCGGCCGGGCTCTCCGTCGCCGATGGCCAGTCCCGCCCACTCGACAAATAGTGCCGCCGGCCTCCTGCAGTCCTGCTGcggtcgctgctgctcccagCGCTACCAG GCCTGCGGCAAATACATGCCCGCTGCCAGCAATGCTCAAAATAGCCAAAACAATCAGCCCATGGATGGCACCTATCTGGTGGAGGCCTCGTTCTGA
- the LOC6493594 gene encoding potassium voltage-gated channel protein Shal isoform X2, which translates to MASVAAWLPFARAAAIGWVPIATHPLPPPPMPKDRRKTDDEKLLINVSGRRFETWRNTLEKYPDTLLGSNEREFFYDEDCKEYFFDRDPDIFRHILNYYRTGKLHYPKHECLTSYDEELAFFGIMPDVIGDCCYEDYRDRKRENAERLMDDKLSENGDQNLQQLTNIRQKMWRAFENPHTSTSALVFYYVTGFFIAVSVMANVVETVPCGHRPGRAGTLPCGERYKIVFFCLDTACVMIFTAEYLLRLFAAPDRCKFVRSVMSIIDVVAIMPYYIGLGITDNDDVSGAFVTLRVFRVFRIFKFSRHSQGLRILGYTLKSCASELGFLVFSLAMAIIIFATVMFYAEKNVNGTNFTSIPAAFWYTIVTMTTLGYGDMVPETIAGKIVGGVCSLSGVLVIALPVPVIVSNFSRIYHQNQRADKRKAQRKARLARIRIAKASSGAAFVSKKKAAEARWAAQESGIELDDNYRDEDIFELQHHHLLRCLEKTTACGKYMPAASNAQNSQNNQPMDGTYLVEASF; encoded by the exons ATGGCCTCGGTCGCCGCTTGGCTGCCCTTCGCCCGGGCGGCGGCCATCGGGTGGGTGCCGATAGCCACCCACCCACTGCCACCGCCGCCAATGCCCAAGGATCGCCGCAAAACGGACGACGAGAAGCTCCTCATCAACGTCTCCGGCCGCCGCTTCGAAACGTGGCGGAATACTCTGGAGAAATATCCAGATACTCTTCTAG GTTCCAATGAAAGAGAGTTCTTCTACGATGAGGACTGCAAAGAGTACTTCTTCGACCGGGACCCGGACATCTTCCGGCACATATTAAACTATTACCGGACAGGAAAGCTGCACTATCCCAAGCACGAATGCCTCACCAGCTACGACGAGGAGTTAGCCTTCTTCGGCATCATGCCGGACGTGATCGGGGACTGTTGCTACGAGGACTACAGGGACCGGAAGCGGGAGAACGCTGAGAGGCTGATGGACGACAAGCTGTCGGAGAACGGGGATCAGAATCTGCAACAGCTAACCAATATCCGGCAGAAGATGTGGCGGGCATTCGAGAATCCGCACACGTCCACAAGTGCTTTGGTGTTCTACTACGTGACGGGCTTCTTCATCGCCGTCTCTGTGATGGCCAACGTGGTGGAGACAGTGCCCTGCGGCCATCGTCCTGGCAGGGCGGGTACCCTGCCTTGCGGCGAGCGCTACAAGATCGTCTTCTTCTGCCTGGACACAGCCTGTGTGATGATCTTCACGGCGGAGTATCTGCTCCGCCTGTTCGCCGCCCCCGATCGCTGCAAGTTTGTACGTTCGGTGATGAGTATCATCGATGTGGTGGCTATTATGCCCTACTACATCGGCCTGGGCATCACCGACAACGACGACGTCAGTGGCGCCTTCGTCACGCTCCGCGTGTTCCGAGTGTTCCGTATCTTCAAGTTCTCCCGCCACTCGCAGGGACTGCGGATCCTCGGCTACACGCTCAAGTCCTGCGCCAGTGAGCTGGGCTTCCTGGTCTTCTCGCTGGCCATGGCCATCATCATATTTGCCACCGTAATGTTCTACGCCGAGAAGAACGTCAACGGCACCAACTTCACATCGATTCCGGCGGCCTTTTGGTACACCATTGTCACCATGACCACGTTGGG CTACGGCGACATGGTGCCAGAGACAATAGCTGGCAAAATTGTGGGCGGCGTCTGCTCGCTCAGCGGTGTGCTGGTCATCGCCTTACCTGTACCTGTTATCGTATCGAACTTTAGTAGAATCTATCACCAGAACCAGCGGGCGGACAAGCGCAAGGCGCAGCGG AAAGCTCGCTTGGCGCGCATCCGGATTGCCAAGGCCTCGTCCGGAGCCGCTTTTGTTAGCAAGAAGAAGGCCGCCGAGGCCCGGTGGGCTGCCCAGGAGTCCGGCATCGAGCTGGATGACAACTATCGGGACGAGGACATTTTCGAGCTGCAGCACCATCACTTGCTGCGATGTCTGGAGAAGACAACG GCCTGCGGCAAATACATGCCCGCTGCCAGCAATGCTCAAAATAGCCAAAACAATCAGCCCATGGATGGCACCTATCTGGTGGAGGCCTCGTTCTGA
- the LOC6493594 gene encoding potassium voltage-gated channel protein Shal isoform X3, translated as MASVAAWLPFARAAAIGWVPIATHPLPPPPMPKDRRKTDDEKLLINVSGRRFETWRNTLEKYPDTLLGSNEREFFYDEDCKEYFFDRDPDIFRHILNYYRTGKLHYPKHECLTSYDEELAFFGIMPDVIGDCCYEDYRDRKRENAERLMDDKLSENGDQNLQQLTNIRQKMWRAFENPHTSTSALVFYYVTGFFIAVSVMANVVETVPCGHRPGRAGTLPCGERYKIVFFCLDTACVMIFTAEYLLRLFAAPDRCKFVRSVMSIIDVVAIMPYYIGLGITDNDDVSGAFVTLRVFRVFRIFKFSRHSQGLRILGYTLKSCASELGFLVFSLAMAIIIFATVMFYAEKNVNGTNFTSIPAAFWYTIVTMTTLGYGDMVPETIAGKIVGGVCSLSGVLVIALPVPVIVSNFSRIYHQNQRADKRKAQRKARLARIRIAKASSGAAFVSKKKAAEARWAAQESGIELDDNYRDEDIFELQHHHLLRCLEKTTM; from the exons ATGGCCTCGGTCGCCGCTTGGCTGCCCTTCGCCCGGGCGGCGGCCATCGGGTGGGTGCCGATAGCCACCCACCCACTGCCACCGCCGCCAATGCCCAAGGATCGCCGCAAAACGGACGACGAGAAGCTCCTCATCAACGTCTCCGGCCGCCGCTTCGAAACGTGGCGGAATACTCTGGAGAAATATCCAGATACTCTTCTAG GTTCCAATGAAAGAGAGTTCTTCTACGATGAGGACTGCAAAGAGTACTTCTTCGACCGGGACCCGGACATCTTCCGGCACATATTAAACTATTACCGGACAGGAAAGCTGCACTATCCCAAGCACGAATGCCTCACCAGCTACGACGAGGAGTTAGCCTTCTTCGGCATCATGCCGGACGTGATCGGGGACTGTTGCTACGAGGACTACAGGGACCGGAAGCGGGAGAACGCTGAGAGGCTGATGGACGACAAGCTGTCGGAGAACGGGGATCAGAATCTGCAACAGCTAACCAATATCCGGCAGAAGATGTGGCGGGCATTCGAGAATCCGCACACGTCCACAAGTGCTTTGGTGTTCTACTACGTGACGGGCTTCTTCATCGCCGTCTCTGTGATGGCCAACGTGGTGGAGACAGTGCCCTGCGGCCATCGTCCTGGCAGGGCGGGTACCCTGCCTTGCGGCGAGCGCTACAAGATCGTCTTCTTCTGCCTGGACACAGCCTGTGTGATGATCTTCACGGCGGAGTATCTGCTCCGCCTGTTCGCCGCCCCCGATCGCTGCAAGTTTGTACGTTCGGTGATGAGTATCATCGATGTGGTGGCTATTATGCCCTACTACATCGGCCTGGGCATCACCGACAACGACGACGTCAGTGGCGCCTTCGTCACGCTCCGCGTGTTCCGAGTGTTCCGTATCTTCAAGTTCTCCCGCCACTCGCAGGGACTGCGGATCCTCGGCTACACGCTCAAGTCCTGCGCCAGTGAGCTGGGCTTCCTGGTCTTCTCGCTGGCCATGGCCATCATCATATTTGCCACCGTAATGTTCTACGCCGAGAAGAACGTCAACGGCACCAACTTCACATCGATTCCGGCGGCCTTTTGGTACACCATTGTCACCATGACCACGTTGGG CTACGGCGACATGGTGCCAGAGACAATAGCTGGCAAAATTGTGGGCGGCGTCTGCTCGCTCAGCGGTGTGCTGGTCATCGCCTTACCTGTACCTGTTATCGTATCGAACTTTAGTAGAATCTATCACCAGAACCAGCGGGCGGACAAGCGCAAGGCGCAGCGG AAAGCTCGCTTGGCGCGCATCCGGATTGCCAAGGCCTCGTCCGGAGCCGCTTTTGTTAGCAAGAAGAAGGCCGCCGAGGCCCGGTGGGCTGCCCAGGAGTCCGGCATCGAGCTGGATGACAACTATCGGGACGAGGACATTTTCGAGCTGCAGCACCATCACTTGCTGCGATGTCTGGAGAAGACAACG ATGTAG